The Bordetella sp. FB-8 genome includes a window with the following:
- the ppa gene encoding inorganic diphosphatase yields the protein MSLDRVPAGKSLPDDFNVVIEIPANAEPIKYEVDKETGAVFVDRFMLTAMHYPCNYGYIPQTLSEDGDPADVLVITPFPITVGAVVRCRPLGVLEMDDESGGDAKLLAVPVSKLYPVYDNIKSHEDLPANDIARIQHFFEHYKDLEKGKWVKVKGWKGVDAAREEIVRSAQRYSQG from the coding sequence ATGAGTCTTGATCGCGTGCCGGCCGGCAAAAGCCTGCCGGATGATTTCAACGTCGTCATCGAAATCCCGGCTAATGCCGAACCCATCAAGTATGAAGTCGACAAGGAGACGGGCGCCGTGTTCGTCGACCGCTTCATGCTGACGGCCATGCACTATCCCTGCAACTACGGCTATATACCTCAGACCTTGTCGGAAGACGGCGATCCGGCCGACGTGCTGGTCATCACCCCGTTCCCCATCACCGTGGGCGCAGTGGTGCGCTGCCGCCCCCTGGGCGTGCTGGAAATGGACGACGAATCGGGTGGCGATGCCAAGCTGCTGGCCGTGCCGGTGAGCAAGCTCTATCCCGTCTACGACAATATCAAGTCGCACGAAGACCTGCCGGCCAACGATATTGCCCGCATACAGCACTTCTTCGAGCACTACAAGGACCTAGAAAAGGGCAAGTGGGTCAAGGTCAAGGGCTGGAAGGGCGTGGACGCTGCGCGCGAGGAGATCGTGCGCAGCGCCCAGCGTTACAGCCAGGGCTGA
- a CDS encoding heme biosynthesis HemY N-terminal domain-containing protein, whose protein sequence is MRTWLWTLLLVVVAVCVAVVLRQHPGNVLLMIAPWRVEMSLTMALLTLVALFVALYLVLRILGWLLAIPDRVRAWSGRRAQARDQELVEQGWIGLLEGRYAQAEKDFVKLQGQTRSATRRVLAGLSAARAAHHMGEPVRRDQMLEAARAGAGVDAHLQEAVAAVTADLWLEQGQAQKALDALEPLQDGGARHVHTLRLLLRAEKALDHHDRVFALTRSLLRRHAIDKAEAQQLIDLSGAARLRAGTGDGNDGWRGVWKELKSEERVLPNIALAAAAALDQADEGSEAGRVLEAAIGDKFNPTLMSVYAHCQADQVSRRLARAETWLQQRPADAGLLMALGLLCLNGQLWGQAERYLLRSLARRDDPQCHALLGRLYDRLGRPQDAMRHWRLATEARVVLPVLAADTVLPPAQTQADPDPYRADGVYDLPPVGPRTLPAEPAPLPVPPAVDYVIEPDARERLDRARPVDEPPAAVPPRSAINIEDFFDSAPIPATAFEAPITQVGEAGAMPPSDAGPGHHPNTEKKVEP, encoded by the coding sequence ATGCGTACCTGGCTTTGGACTTTGCTTCTGGTCGTTGTCGCGGTTTGCGTGGCCGTGGTGCTACGCCAGCATCCCGGCAACGTGCTGCTGATGATCGCGCCGTGGCGCGTCGAGATGTCGCTCACCATGGCGCTCCTGACGCTGGTGGCCCTGTTCGTGGCGCTTTATCTCGTGCTGCGTATTCTGGGCTGGCTGCTGGCCATTCCCGACCGGGTGCGGGCTTGGAGCGGACGTCGCGCGCAGGCTCGCGACCAGGAACTGGTCGAGCAGGGCTGGATCGGCTTGCTCGAAGGCCGCTATGCTCAGGCCGAGAAGGATTTCGTCAAGTTGCAAGGGCAGACCCGCTCGGCTACCCGCCGGGTCCTGGCTGGGCTCTCGGCGGCCCGCGCGGCGCATCATATGGGCGAGCCTGTCCGACGCGATCAGATGCTCGAGGCGGCGCGGGCCGGCGCCGGCGTGGATGCTCACCTGCAGGAGGCCGTGGCTGCGGTGACGGCCGATCTGTGGCTCGAGCAGGGGCAGGCCCAGAAGGCGCTCGATGCGCTGGAACCCTTGCAGGATGGCGGCGCCCGCCACGTGCATACCCTGCGTCTTTTGTTGCGCGCCGAGAAAGCGCTGGATCATCACGATCGGGTGTTCGCCTTGACGCGCAGTCTGCTGCGCCGCCACGCCATCGATAAAGCCGAGGCGCAGCAGTTGATCGACCTGTCGGGCGCCGCGCGCCTGCGCGCCGGCACGGGCGACGGCAACGACGGTTGGCGCGGCGTATGGAAGGAACTCAAGTCGGAGGAGCGCGTGCTGCCCAATATCGCGCTGGCCGCCGCGGCCGCGCTGGATCAGGCAGACGAGGGCAGCGAGGCCGGCCGAGTGCTCGAAGCCGCCATCGGTGACAAGTTCAACCCGACGCTGATGTCGGTCTATGCGCATTGCCAGGCCGATCAGGTGTCGCGCCGTCTGGCCCGGGCCGAAACATGGCTGCAGCAGCGCCCGGCCGATGCCGGCCTGCTCATGGCCCTGGGTCTTTTATGTCTGAACGGGCAACTGTGGGGCCAGGCCGAACGCTATCTGCTGCGCAGCCTTGCGCGGCGCGACGACCCGCAGTGCCACGCCCTGCTGGGGCGTTTGTACGATCGGCTCGGCCGTCCCCAGGACGCCATGCGGCATTGGCGCCTGGCGACCGAGGCGCGGGTTGTCCTGCCGGTGCTGGCGGCGGACACGGTGCTGCCGCCCGCCCAGACGCAGGCCGATCCGGATCCCTACCGCGCAGACGGCGTGTACGACCTGCCGCCGGTCGGGCCGCGCACCCTGCCGGCCGAACCCGCGCCCTTGCCGGTTCCGCCCGCGGTCGATTATGTGATCGAACCCGATGCGCGCGAACGCCTCGATCGCGCCCGGCCGGTCGACGAACCGCCGGCCGCCGTGCCGCCACGCTCGGCCATCAATATCGAAGATTTTTTCGATAGCGCGCCCATTCCGGCGACGGCTTTCGAAGCTCCCATAACCCAGGTCGGCGAGGCCGGCGCGATGCCGCCGTCCGATGCGGGCCCAGGCCATCATCCCAATACCGAGAAAAAGGTTGAACCATGA
- a CDS encoding amidohydrolase, translating into MQEETYLGALADEMRTWRRDIHRHPELGFEEHRTCGMVARLLQAWDIEVTEGVGGTGVVGTLRGIKGPGRSLGLRADMDALPMDELGAVAHRSVNPGVFHGCGHDGHTAIMLGVAKTLATGKRDFRGTVHLIFQPAEETLGGGAAMLKDGLFERFPCDEIYALHNINQLPAGMVGVRNGAILSACDVFRIRIQGVGTHAAMPHLGIDPILVGTSLVQALQSIVSRNVDPLETSVISVCTFNAGTARNVIADHAELTGTVRTLSVQTQQLTIKRMQEICGAAAAMYQCGITLEWLVSGPPTVNAPEQADVVRRAVANTLGADKLEPDMRPLMASEDFAFMLQARPGAYFFLGHDGQMCHHPQFDFDDETSPLGVSVFLDIIRQRLG; encoded by the coding sequence ATGCAAGAAGAAACCTACCTCGGCGCGCTTGCCGACGAGATGCGCACCTGGCGCCGCGACATACACCGGCACCCCGAGCTCGGCTTCGAGGAGCACCGCACCTGCGGCATGGTGGCCAGGCTGCTGCAGGCCTGGGACATCGAGGTCACCGAAGGCGTGGGCGGCACCGGCGTGGTCGGCACGCTGCGCGGCATCAAGGGACCGGGCAGATCGCTGGGCCTGCGCGCCGACATGGACGCCCTGCCGATGGACGAACTAGGTGCGGTCGCCCACCGTTCGGTCAACCCCGGCGTATTCCACGGCTGCGGCCACGACGGCCACACCGCCATCATGCTGGGGGTAGCCAAGACTCTGGCCACCGGAAAACGCGATTTCCGCGGCACGGTCCATCTGATCTTCCAGCCGGCCGAGGAAACACTGGGCGGCGGCGCGGCCATGCTCAAAGACGGCCTGTTCGAACGCTTCCCCTGCGACGAGATCTACGCGCTGCACAACATCAACCAACTGCCGGCTGGCATGGTGGGGGTGCGCAACGGCGCCATTCTGTCGGCCTGCGATGTCTTTCGCATCCGAATCCAGGGCGTGGGCACCCATGCGGCCATGCCGCACCTGGGTATAGACCCCATCCTTGTAGGCACGTCGCTGGTGCAGGCGCTGCAAAGCATCGTCAGCCGCAACGTCGATCCGCTCGAGACCTCGGTGATCAGCGTCTGCACCTTCAATGCCGGAACGGCGCGCAACGTCATTGCCGACCACGCCGAGCTCACGGGCACGGTGCGCACGCTGTCGGTCCAGACGCAGCAGCTCACGATCAAGCGCATGCAGGAAATCTGCGGCGCCGCCGCGGCCATGTACCAGTGCGGCATCACCCTCGAATGGCTGGTCAGCGGCCCGCCTACCGTCAACGCTCCCGAACAGGCCGACGTGGTGCGCCGCGCCGTGGCCAACACCCTGGGCGCCGACAAGCTCGAGCCGGACATGCGCCCTCTCATGGCCTCGGAAGACTTCGCCTTCATGCTGCAGGCGCGGCCAGGCGCTTACTTCTTCCTAGGCCACGACGGCCAGATGTGCCACCACCCGCAGTTCGACTTCGACGACGAAACCTCGCCGCTGGGCGTGTCCGTCTTCCTGGACATCATCAGGCAGCGGCTGGGCTGA
- a CDS encoding TIGR00730 family Rossman fold protein: protein MAELQTAIEQMADVGPAVSVFGSARIRPASPYYAKSTAITSALAKAGFAIISGGGPGIMEAASKGAFEAGGQSVGLNIKLPHESTHNAHQTHSLDFRHFSPRKSVFFMYSMAYVVLPGGFGTLDELFEALTLVQTRKLRPAPIILVGGEFWGGLIDWMREQLLPHGTIGPGDLDLMVIEDDPARVVERVIAFHGQHPIAALRPPQAQAATK, encoded by the coding sequence ATGGCAGAGCTGCAGACTGCCATCGAGCAGATGGCCGATGTCGGCCCTGCCGTCAGCGTCTTCGGCAGCGCCCGCATTCGGCCCGCGTCGCCCTACTACGCCAAGAGCACGGCCATTACGTCGGCGCTGGCCAAGGCCGGCTTTGCCATCATTTCAGGCGGCGGACCCGGCATCATGGAGGCCGCCAGCAAAGGCGCTTTCGAGGCGGGCGGTCAGAGCGTTGGGCTGAACATCAAGCTGCCGCACGAATCCACCCACAACGCCCATCAGACGCACAGCCTGGATTTTCGCCATTTTTCGCCGCGCAAGTCCGTCTTCTTCATGTACAGCATGGCCTATGTGGTCCTGCCCGGCGGCTTCGGCACGCTCGACGAGCTGTTCGAAGCCCTGACTCTGGTGCAGACCCGCAAGCTGCGGCCCGCGCCCATCATCCTGGTGGGCGGGGAGTTCTGGGGCGGCCTGATCGACTGGATGCGCGAGCAACTGCTGCCTCACGGCACCATAGGCCCCGGCGATCTGGATCTGATGGTCATCGAAGACGATCCGGCCCGCGTCGTCGAGCGCGTGATCGCCTTTCATGGCCAGCATCCCATCGCTGCGCTGCGCCCGCCGCAGGCGCAGGCCGCCACGAAATAA
- a CDS encoding fumarylacetoacetate hydrolase family protein, with amino-acid sequence MDYVVPQPAAIALPVAASAALFPVHRVYCVGRNYVEHAKEMGFSGREDPFFFFKPNDALVPVAQGQTGSMAYPSKTSNLHHEIELVVALGKGGVDLSLEQAADCVWGYAVGLDMTRRDLQSEAKKLGRPWEVGKSFEQSAPIGPIHPRSATGSLDKNAIWLDVNGQRRQSSTLDKLIWNVAESIAFLSGLFELKAGDLIFTGTPEGVAAVAEGDLIVGGIDGLGELRVKIA; translated from the coding sequence ATGGATTATGTCGTCCCGCAGCCTGCGGCTATCGCATTGCCCGTTGCCGCAAGCGCGGCGCTCTTTCCCGTGCACCGCGTCTACTGCGTCGGCCGCAATTATGTCGAGCACGCCAAGGAAATGGGTTTTTCGGGCCGCGAGGATCCTTTCTTTTTCTTCAAGCCCAATGATGCCCTGGTCCCGGTTGCCCAAGGGCAGACCGGCTCCATGGCCTACCCGTCCAAGACGTCCAACCTGCACCACGAGATCGAACTGGTGGTGGCATTGGGCAAGGGCGGCGTCGATCTGTCGTTGGAGCAGGCCGCCGATTGCGTCTGGGGCTATGCGGTGGGCCTGGACATGACCCGCCGCGACCTGCAGAGCGAAGCCAAGAAGCTAGGCCGTCCTTGGGAGGTGGGCAAGAGCTTCGAACAGTCGGCCCCCATCGGGCCCATCCACCCTCGCAGCGCCACGGGTAGCCTGGACAAGAATGCGATCTGGCTGGACGTCAATGGCCAGCGCAGGCAGTCCAGCACCCTGGATAAGCTGATCTGGAACGTGGCCGAGTCCATTGCCTTCCTGTCGGGCCTGTTCGAGCTCAAGGCGGGCGACCTGATCTTCACGGGCACGCCCGAAGGCGTGGCTGCAGTGGCCGAGGGCGACCTGATCGTGGGCGGCATCGACGGCCTGGGCGAACTTCGCGTCAAGATCGCCTGA
- a CDS encoding alpha/beta fold hydrolase produces MTAPLASRDQWIDHPRGRIFARRWRAQDASDAAPPIVLLHDSLGSVELWRDFPAALSQAAGREVIAYDRLGFGRSEARHPWPSLDFVREEATEVFPVLLAQLGARKCVVMGHSVGGGMAIECAAQFPDRCSGLVTIAAQVFPEDRTLAGIRAAREQFREPGQMERLARYHGDKAQWVLDAWTEIWLDPAFASWSLATVLARVRCPALAIHGQDDEYGSTIHTDLMARHSGGPVRRAILPGVGHMPHREQPDQVLRLVADFLAAEKSA; encoded by the coding sequence ATGACAGCCCCCCTCGCCAGCCGCGACCAATGGATAGACCACCCCCGAGGACGCATCTTCGCCCGCCGCTGGCGCGCGCAAGATGCATCCGACGCCGCCCCTCCCATCGTACTGCTGCACGATTCGCTGGGCAGCGTGGAGCTATGGCGCGATTTTCCCGCCGCGCTGAGCCAGGCCGCAGGCCGCGAAGTCATCGCCTACGATAGGCTGGGCTTCGGGCGTTCCGAGGCCCGCCACCCGTGGCCGTCACTGGATTTCGTGCGTGAAGAAGCGACAGAGGTTTTTCCTGTTCTTCTCGCGCAGTTGGGCGCGCGCAAATGCGTGGTCATGGGCCACAGCGTGGGCGGCGGCATGGCGATAGAGTGCGCCGCGCAGTTCCCGGATCGTTGCAGTGGGCTGGTGACCATCGCGGCACAGGTCTTTCCGGAAGACCGCACGCTGGCGGGCATCCGTGCCGCCCGCGAACAATTCCGCGAGCCAGGCCAGATGGAACGCCTGGCCCGCTACCACGGCGACAAGGCGCAGTGGGTGCTCGATGCCTGGACCGAGATTTGGCTGGATCCCGCTTTCGCGTCCTGGTCGCTGGCGACCGTGCTGGCGCGCGTGCGCTGCCCCGCCCTGGCCATACACGGACAAGACGACGAATACGGCTCCACGATACACACCGACCTGATGGCCCGGCACAGCGGCGGCCCGGTCAGGCGTGCGATCCTGCCGGGCGTGGGCCATATGCCGCACCGGGAGCAGCCCGATCAGGTACTGCGCCTGGTGGCGGACTTCCTGGCGGCGGAAAAAAGCGCCTGA
- a CDS encoding MFS transporter, translating to MNAKPAPSPAMLRRVLISSVLGNAFEWFDFAIYGMFAVIIAKLFFPAGTPAVSLMLTLATFGMGFVVRPIGGVLLGLYGDRVGRKKALTLTIALMAVATGLIGILPTYSAIGVAAPILVVLARMLQGLSAGGEFSSATTMLVEFAPEDRRGLYGSLQMCSQALAFSLGAGVAYLLASHLTHAQLESWGWRLPFLVGILVGPVGWMIRSSVDESPEFAAYAERSAKAGQPPRTPLATVLRDYPRAMFASIGLCVVGTVSAYVFVIFVPIFARTQLGIPLPDANLTTFAGTLVILVICPLAGWLSDKIGRKAVIIPSIIAYAIVGLLCFRHLIAAPSFASLMLLEIGVSLFMSFFWGTIPVVMTEVFPVSIRSTGAAFTYNIAVMVFGGLAPFINTWLVQATGSKLAPIYYVMFSALLGLIGALLLPRRQAMQLSAAA from the coding sequence ATGAACGCCAAACCCGCGCCATCGCCCGCCATGTTGCGCAGAGTGCTGATTTCTTCCGTGCTCGGCAATGCCTTCGAATGGTTCGACTTCGCCATCTACGGGATGTTCGCCGTGATTATTGCCAAGCTGTTCTTTCCCGCCGGCACTCCCGCTGTCTCGCTGATGCTGACATTGGCCACTTTCGGCATGGGCTTCGTGGTGCGTCCCATCGGCGGCGTGCTGTTGGGCCTGTATGGCGATCGCGTCGGTCGCAAGAAGGCCTTGACGCTCACGATCGCGCTGATGGCGGTGGCCACCGGGCTGATCGGCATCCTTCCGACTTATTCCGCCATCGGCGTGGCAGCGCCCATCCTCGTGGTGCTGGCGCGCATGCTGCAAGGCCTGTCGGCCGGCGGCGAGTTCAGCAGCGCCACCACTATGCTGGTCGAATTCGCCCCCGAGGACAGGCGCGGCCTGTACGGCAGCCTGCAGATGTGTTCGCAGGCCCTGGCTTTCTCGCTGGGTGCGGGGGTGGCGTATCTGCTCGCGTCCCATCTCACGCACGCGCAACTCGAATCCTGGGGCTGGCGCCTGCCCTTCCTGGTGGGCATCCTGGTCGGGCCCGTAGGCTGGATGATCCGCTCGTCCGTGGACGAATCGCCCGAATTCGCGGCCTACGCCGAACGCAGCGCGAAGGCCGGACAACCTCCCCGCACGCCGCTGGCCACGGTATTGCGCGATTATCCGCGCGCCATGTTCGCCAGCATCGGCCTGTGCGTGGTGGGCACCGTGTCGGCCTATGTGTTCGTGATCTTTGTGCCGATCTTCGCACGCACGCAACTGGGCATACCCCTGCCCGACGCCAACCTGACCACCTTTGCCGGCACGCTGGTCATCCTGGTCATTTGTCCGCTGGCCGGCTGGCTGTCGGACAAGATCGGACGCAAGGCCGTGATCATTCCGTCGATCATCGCCTACGCCATCGTCGGCCTGCTCTGCTTTCGGCATCTCATCGCCGCCCCGTCCTTCGCGTCGCTGATGCTGCTGGAAATCGGGGTGTCCTTGTTCATGAGTTTTTTCTGGGGAACCATCCCGGTCGTGATGACCGAAGTCTTTCCGGTGTCCATCCGTTCCACCGGCGCGGCCTTTACCTACAACATCGCGGTAATGGTGTTCGGCGGCCTGGCCCCCTTCATCAACACCTGGCTGGTGCAGGCCACCGGCAGCAAGCTCGCACCCATCTACTACGTGATGTTCAGCGCGTTGCTGGGACTGATCGGCGCGCTGCTATTGCCCCGCAGGCAAGCCATGCAGTTGAGCGCAGCGGCATAG
- a CDS encoding uroporphyrinogen-III C-methyltransferase, translating to MTETSSDLSRQASNNDQNTQPAPSATGGAKPAERKPRKSSGLFKAFLLLLVVAAALAAALWMQYRVSLASDQAFASQIGQLGRDLAQARQTGAQALALARSQTGQVADLENRIREVQTQNSALQQAWQNFSSGGSDEMLLNDVERSVDLANQQLRLAGSVSNAIVALETAQSRLAQVNRPSLAGLQQSINGDLDRLRSVSTVDVPTQTAHIERLMDLVGRAPMLVPDAASAQAAPEVAASVWPAEQAAANLPADASWWMRWRAEMATWPARAAAVIVREFGDLIRVQRVARPDAILLSSEQTGMVRATLRERLMTAQLALMMRQQPVWKAELDNVQDTLAHYYDTRTPDVMSALDLAHKLDQTEISVRLPDISDSLNALAALRSAASRSGQDTGGQDAAPKNGQD from the coding sequence ATGACAGAAACATCTTCCGATCTTTCCCGGCAGGCGTCGAACAACGACCAGAACACGCAGCCGGCGCCTTCCGCGACGGGCGGCGCCAAGCCGGCCGAACGCAAGCCGCGTAAGAGTTCTGGCCTGTTCAAGGCCTTTCTCCTGCTGCTGGTCGTGGCAGCCGCGCTGGCAGCGGCCCTTTGGATGCAATATCGCGTATCCCTGGCATCCGACCAGGCATTTGCCAGCCAAATAGGCCAGCTCGGCCGCGATCTGGCGCAGGCGCGCCAGACTGGCGCGCAAGCCTTGGCGCTGGCCCGGTCGCAGACCGGCCAGGTGGCCGATCTGGAAAACCGCATACGTGAAGTGCAGACACAGAACAGTGCGCTGCAGCAGGCCTGGCAGAATTTTTCGAGCGGCGGAAGCGATGAAATGCTGCTCAACGATGTCGAACGCAGCGTCGACTTGGCCAATCAGCAGCTGCGCCTGGCCGGCAGTGTGAGCAACGCCATCGTGGCCCTGGAGACGGCCCAGTCGCGCCTGGCGCAGGTCAACCGGCCCAGCCTGGCCGGCCTGCAGCAGAGCATCAACGGCGACCTGGATCGCCTGCGCTCCGTCAGCACGGTCGATGTGCCCACCCAGACCGCGCACATCGAGCGCCTGATGGACCTGGTCGGTCGCGCCCCCATGCTGGTGCCCGATGCCGCGTCGGCGCAGGCTGCGCCCGAGGTGGCTGCATCCGTGTGGCCGGCAGAGCAAGCCGCCGCCAACCTGCCGGCGGACGCGTCCTGGTGGATGCGCTGGCGCGCCGAGATGGCGACCTGGCCAGCTCGCGCCGCAGCGGTCATAGTGCGTGAATTCGGCGACCTCATCCGGGTGCAGCGCGTGGCGCGGCCGGACGCCATCCTGCTGTCGTCCGAGCAGACCGGTATGGTGCGGGCCACCTTGCGCGAGCGCCTGATGACGGCCCAACTGGCGCTGATGATGCGCCAGCAGCCGGTCTGGAAGGCCGAACTCGACAATGTCCAGGACACGCTGGCGCACTACTACGACACGCGCACGCCAGATGTCATGTCTGCGCTGGACCTGGCGCACAAACTAGACCAGACCGAAATATCCGTGCGCTTGCCCGACATTTCCGACAGTCTGAACGCGCTTGCGGCGCTGCGCTCCGCGGCCTCAAGGAGCGGGCAGGATACGGGCGGGCAGGACGCCGCGCCCAAGAACGGACAGGATTGA
- a CDS encoding MarR family winged helix-turn-helix transcriptional regulator, whose amino-acid sequence MPSSKQQEQGSEGEFTFLTFKLDLIKTDMINRADAAYEALCGLDVRKLRVLRIICAVPGVTASSVARQSLIEKTLLSKLLAELMRRKLVRRTVHPDDARHFQLWPTPAGLRVRDQAHELGKKLEDEMLSALLTPDERRLLGHLVDKLMVMFVQDAAQDGPPAKRRS is encoded by the coding sequence ATGCCGTCCTCCAAACAGCAAGAGCAAGGCAGCGAGGGCGAATTCACGTTTCTCACCTTCAAGCTGGATTTGATCAAGACCGACATGATCAACCGGGCCGATGCGGCCTACGAGGCGCTTTGCGGCCTGGATGTGCGCAAGCTGCGCGTGCTGCGCATCATCTGCGCCGTGCCGGGTGTGACAGCTTCGAGCGTGGCGCGTCAGTCCTTGATCGAGAAGACGCTGCTGTCCAAGCTGCTGGCCGAGCTCATGCGGCGCAAGCTGGTGCGGCGCACGGTCCATCCCGACGACGCGCGCCACTTCCAGCTCTGGCCCACGCCGGCCGGGCTGCGCGTGCGCGACCAGGCCCACGAGTTGGGTAAAAAACTGGAAGACGAAATGCTGTCTGCGCTGCTGACGCCGGACGAGCGCAGATTGCTCGGCCACCTCGTGGACAAGCTGATGGTGATGTTCGTGCAGGATGCGGCGCAGGACGGGCCGCCGGCCAAGCGGCGTTCCTGA